In Agrobacterium tumefaciens, a single genomic region encodes these proteins:
- a CDS encoding 3'(2'),5'-bisphosphate nucleotidase CysQ — translation MNDMAEARWASDLRLVLGAARKAGETALGFFRKDPEVWWKNDGLSPVSAADYAANEILETILRSARPDYGWLSEETDDDTERLSRSTVFVVDPIDGTRAFIGGRDTWCVSVAVVHEGRPVVGVLVAPALAEEFTAVEGGVALKNGDAISATRDNGGTFHLAAAAEAIAHLPEALRNTVERIPHVPSLAYRLAMVADGRIDGTLVKANSHEWDLAAADLILERSGGQLVGLDGKPLMYNRREVNHPALCAAADYALPALLKAFSHLSDS, via the coding sequence ATGAACGATATGGCTGAGGCCCGCTGGGCCTCCGATTTGAGGCTGGTTCTCGGAGCCGCCCGCAAGGCGGGCGAGACGGCGCTGGGTTTCTTCCGCAAAGACCCCGAGGTATGGTGGAAGAATGACGGGCTTTCGCCTGTTAGCGCGGCCGATTATGCCGCCAACGAAATTCTCGAAACCATTCTCCGCTCCGCCCGGCCGGATTACGGCTGGCTTTCCGAAGAGACGGACGATGATACGGAGAGGCTGTCCCGCTCCACCGTCTTCGTGGTCGATCCCATCGACGGAACCCGAGCTTTCATCGGCGGCAGGGATACCTGGTGTGTCAGCGTTGCGGTGGTGCATGAGGGGAGGCCGGTTGTCGGTGTACTCGTCGCGCCGGCGCTGGCGGAGGAGTTCACCGCGGTGGAAGGCGGCGTGGCGTTGAAGAACGGAGATGCCATCTCGGCAACCCGTGACAATGGCGGAACCTTCCATCTTGCCGCAGCGGCGGAAGCGATCGCGCATCTGCCGGAAGCCTTGCGAAACACCGTGGAGCGCATTCCGCACGTCCCCTCGCTCGCCTACCGGCTGGCCATGGTCGCGGATGGCCGCATCGATGGAACGCTGGTCAAGGCGAACTCGCATGAGTGGGATCTCGCCGCAGCCGATCTCATACTCGAGCGGTCCGGCGGCCAGCTTGTCGGCCTTGATGGCAAACCTCTGATGTACAATCGCCGCGAGGTGAACCACCCCGCATTGTGCGCCGCAGCAGATTATGCACTGCCTGCACTTTTGAAAGCGTTTTCACACCTGTCTGACAGTTGA
- a CDS encoding DUF4170 domain-containing protein: protein MTETGKPKQLLHLVFGGELENLQDVQFRDLNALDIVGIYPDYASALTAWKSKAQMTVDNAHMRYFIVHMHRLLNPDDKN from the coding sequence ATGACGGAAACTGGCAAACCGAAACAGCTGCTGCACCTCGTCTTCGGCGGCGAACTTGAAAACCTTCAGGATGTTCAGTTCCGGGATTTGAACGCGCTCGATATCGTCGGCATCTATCCGGATTACGCTTCCGCGCTTACCGCATGGAAGTCCAAGGCGCAGATGACTGTTGATAACGCCCATATGCGTTATTTTATCGTGCATATGCACCGTCTTCTCAATCCAGACGACAAAAATTGA
- the waaA gene encoding lipid IV(A) 3-deoxy-D-manno-octulosonic acid transferase: protein MSSRIARFALSGYRIAGIAAYPFAKPYLSYRAAKGKEDKRRRLERFGYASAERPRGPLVWFHAASVGETLALIPLIREIRKRDIFVLLTTGTVTSAELTRTRLGDDVIHQYVPLDIKIAVNRFLTYWAPDAAITAESEIWPVTMMELERRHIPQIRVNARLSDRSFDRWKARYDIAESLFSKLALVVAQSDLDAERFRDLGSWPVVISGNLKGDTDPPPCDEALLEGYRKQVGNRKTWAAISTFDGEEKAAATVHAAIKSRNGQLTIIVPRHPERGDEVEAMLKGMNLSVARRSRNDVITPETDIFLGDSIGEMGLYLRLTELAFVGRSLTAEGGQNPLEPAMLGCAVLSGAHVQNFREAYQKLIRAGGGRIIRDVEMLAKAVHYLLVNDNERYKMIDAGNRVIQDMRGALSSTVKALEPYINPLTVSAKLQPRSAIGSW from the coding sequence ATGAGCAGCCGTATCGCACGTTTCGCTCTTTCCGGTTACCGGATCGCCGGTATCGCCGCCTATCCCTTTGCCAAGCCCTATCTTTCCTATCGGGCGGCGAAGGGCAAGGAAGACAAGCGCCGCCGGCTTGAACGTTTCGGTTACGCCAGCGCCGAGCGCCCGCGCGGCCCGCTCGTCTGGTTTCATGCCGCAAGTGTCGGCGAAACGCTTGCCCTCATCCCGCTCATCCGTGAAATCCGCAAGCGCGATATCTTCGTGCTTCTGACCACCGGCACCGTCACGTCGGCTGAACTCACCCGCACCCGGCTTGGTGACGACGTGATCCACCAATATGTGCCGCTCGACATCAAGATCGCGGTCAACCGTTTCCTTACCTATTGGGCGCCGGATGCCGCCATAACAGCTGAATCGGAAATCTGGCCGGTGACGATGATGGAGCTGGAGCGCAGGCACATCCCGCAAATCCGGGTCAATGCACGCCTCTCCGACCGTTCTTTCGATCGCTGGAAAGCCCGCTACGACATTGCGGAATCGCTGTTTTCCAAGCTGGCGCTGGTTGTTGCGCAATCCGATCTCGATGCCGAACGTTTCCGTGATCTCGGCTCGTGGCCGGTGGTGATTTCGGGTAACCTCAAGGGCGACACCGATCCGCCGCCCTGTGACGAGGCGCTGCTGGAGGGCTATCGCAAGCAGGTCGGCAATCGCAAGACATGGGCGGCGATCTCCACCTTCGATGGAGAAGAGAAGGCGGCGGCCACCGTGCATGCCGCGATCAAGTCGCGCAATGGCCAGCTGACCATTATCGTGCCACGCCATCCCGAGCGCGGCGATGAGGTGGAAGCCATGCTGAAGGGCATGAACCTTTCCGTCGCCCGCCGCAGCCGCAATGATGTGATCACGCCGGAAACCGATATTTTCCTCGGCGACTCCATCGGCGAAATGGGGCTTTACCTGCGGCTGACCGAGCTTGCCTTTGTCGGCCGGTCGCTGACGGCGGAAGGCGGGCAGAACCCGCTGGAGCCGGCCATGCTCGGCTGTGCCGTGCTCTCTGGCGCGCATGTGCAGAATTTTCGTGAAGCCTATCAGAAGCTGATCCGCGCCGGCGGCGGCCGCATCATCCGTGATGTCGAAATGCTGGCGAAGGCGGTGCATTATCTGCTGGTCAATGACAATGAGCGTTACAAGATGATCGACGCCGGCAACCGGGTCATTCAGGATATGCGCGGCGCGCTGTCCTCCACCGTCAAGGCGCTGGAGCCCTATATCAACCCGCTTACCGTTTCGGCCAAGCTGCAACCGCGGAGCGCCATCGGTTCATGGTAG
- a CDS encoding HAD family hydrolase has translation MVADIELDAAQSIAAVLFDKDGTLLGYDASWGPVNRELASIAAKGDAALADRLLAACGMDPVTGHVVPDSLLAAGNTAEIVAGLVAAGSPCDVVELTQRLDRLFTEAADKSVPVTDLKAFFARLKARGYKLGIASSDNENSIRQTAIRFGFEADIDFVAGYDSGYGTKPQPGMVLGFCEAIGFPPERVAVVGDNNHDLHMAKNAGAGLRIAVLTGTGSRESLGADAHYCFDDITGLEALLPERVV, from the coding sequence ATGGTAGCGGATATCGAACTTGATGCGGCGCAGTCGATCGCCGCTGTGCTCTTCGACAAGGACGGCACGCTTCTAGGCTATGATGCCAGCTGGGGACCGGTGAACCGCGAACTCGCGTCGATTGCCGCCAAGGGCGACGCCGCACTCGCCGACCGGCTTCTTGCCGCCTGCGGCATGGACCCCGTCACCGGCCATGTTGTGCCGGACAGCCTGCTCGCCGCCGGCAATACGGCGGAAATCGTTGCCGGTCTGGTCGCTGCCGGCTCGCCCTGCGATGTTGTCGAACTGACCCAACGCCTCGACCGGCTGTTCACCGAAGCTGCGGATAAATCCGTGCCGGTCACCGATCTCAAGGCGTTTTTCGCAAGGCTGAAGGCGCGGGGCTACAAGCTCGGCATCGCCTCCAGCGACAATGAAAACTCCATCCGTCAGACCGCCATCCGCTTCGGTTTCGAAGCAGATATCGATTTCGTCGCGGGTTATGACAGCGGTTACGGCACCAAGCCGCAGCCCGGCATGGTTCTGGGTTTCTGCGAAGCGATCGGTTTTCCGCCGGAACGCGTGGCAGTTGTCGGTGACAATAATCACGATCTGCACATGGCGAAAAATGCGGGTGCGGGTCTGCGCATCGCCGTGCTGACCGGAACCGGCTCGCGCGAAAGCCTTGGTGCGGATGCGCATTATTGCTTTGATGACATTACCGGGCTTGAGGCGCTGCTGCCGGAACGGGTTGTTTAA
- the lpxK gene encoding tetraacyldisaccharide 4'-kinase, giving the protein MVSEAPPFWWQKAGWQAWLLSPFSLLYGKVAGRRMRTAKRASVPVPVICIGNFTVGGAGKTPTAMAIARAALARGLKPGFLSRGYGGTLDVTTLVDAQHHRAADVGDEPLLLAREAVTVISRRRVEGAHRLVKEGVDLIIMDDGFQSARLTLDYALVVIDTLRGIGNGHLVPGGPVRAPLAEQMRQMTGLLKVGKGHAADPLVRQAAKAAKPVFVAAITPREPEDFRGKRVLAFAGIADPAKFYRTVEALGGDIVVSRSFADHHHFSDDEIDDLLKDARKENLQLVTTAKDAVRLNGHHGRAEELLWNSQVIEIDMVFDDPNAASTIIDAAIQHCRARLLRENARS; this is encoded by the coding sequence ATGGTTTCTGAAGCGCCGCCCTTCTGGTGGCAGAAAGCAGGCTGGCAGGCATGGCTCCTGTCGCCTTTCTCGCTTCTCTACGGCAAGGTCGCCGGCCGGCGCATGCGGACGGCAAAACGGGCAAGCGTTCCCGTTCCGGTCATCTGCATCGGCAATTTCACGGTCGGCGGGGCGGGCAAGACGCCGACGGCGATGGCCATCGCCAGGGCCGCCCTTGCAAGGGGATTGAAGCCCGGTTTCCTCAGCCGCGGTTATGGCGGCACGCTTGACGTCACCACACTTGTCGATGCGCAGCACCATCGCGCCGCCGATGTCGGAGATGAGCCTCTTCTCCTGGCGCGCGAGGCGGTAACGGTGATTTCGCGCCGACGCGTGGAGGGTGCCCACCGGCTGGTGAAGGAAGGCGTCGATCTCATCATCATGGATGACGGTTTCCAGAGCGCCCGCCTGACGCTGGATTACGCGCTCGTCGTCATCGATACGCTGCGCGGCATCGGCAATGGCCATCTCGTGCCGGGCGGCCCGGTGAGGGCGCCGCTGGCCGAACAGATGCGGCAGATGACCGGACTGCTGAAGGTGGGGAAGGGCCACGCGGCCGATCCGCTGGTGAGGCAGGCGGCAAAGGCCGCCAAACCCGTCTTTGTTGCCGCGATCACGCCGCGGGAGCCGGAGGATTTCAGGGGCAAGCGCGTGCTGGCTTTCGCTGGCATCGCCGATCCGGCGAAATTCTATCGCACCGTCGAGGCGCTAGGCGGCGACATCGTGGTGAGCCGCTCCTTCGCGGATCATCACCATTTCAGCGATGACGAAATCGACGATCTCCTCAAGGATGCCCGCAAGGAAAATTTGCAGCTGGTGACGACCGCCAAGGATGCCGTGCGGCTCAACGGGCATCACGGCCGGGCGGAAGAGCTGCTGTGGAACAGTCAGGTGATCGAGATCGACATGGTGTTCGATGATCCCAATGCGGCTTCGACGATCATCGATGCCGCGATCCAGCATTGCCGCGCCCGCCTGTTGCGGGAAAATGCGCGGTCGTAA
- a CDS encoding DUF2093 domain-containing protein has protein sequence MNRFEGGGNRLAVIEYLDGDFRIVQTGSHVICAVTAKTIPLDELRYWSVARQEAYVDAAASLEAERKAGGLPA, from the coding sequence ATGAACAGATTTGAAGGAGGCGGCAACCGCCTCGCCGTCATCGAATATCTCGACGGTGATTTCCGCATCGTCCAGACCGGCTCGCATGTCATCTGCGCCGTGACGGCCAAGACCATCCCGCTCGACGAGTTGCGCTACTGGAGCGTAGCGCGACAGGAGGCCTATGTGGATGCGGCGGCTTCGCTGGAGGCTGAGCGGAAGGCTGGCGGTTTGCCGGCCTGA
- the mutL gene encoding DNA mismatch repair endonuclease MutL — translation MAIKQLSETLINQIAAGEVIERPSSATKELVENAIDAGATRIEIATAGGGKGLVRITDNGSGMSSTDLELAVRRHCTSKISTTLDDIRTLGFRGEALPSIGSVAKLSITSRQQGAEQGSVISVTGGKVSDVRPAASNAGTIVEVRDLFFATPARLKFLKTERAEAAAITEVVKRMAIAFPHIRFVLSGTDRSTLEIPSTGDDHLARMAQILGADFKDNAIEIDAGREDVTLTGFAGVPTFNRGNSAHQYVFVNGRPVQDKLLLSAIRGAYAETVPHGRYPVAVLSITLDPAFVDVNVHPAKSDVRFRDPGLIRGLIVGAIRQALTRDGDRAATTGTSQMMNAFRPGYSPSGLRPSPSMMASAPWSATTSPSRPLAVSGDMQFAEAVQSRFSDITMPTARAEPREAYEASPGPSPEPLLYPLGAARAQLHENYIIAQTENGLVIVDQHAAHERLVFEEMRNALHSRRPPSQVLLIPEIIDLPEEDCDRLMDHAAGFDALGLVIERFGPGAIAVRETPAMLGEVNVQGLVRQLADEIAEWDAASTLANKLEYVAATMACHGSVRSGRRMRPEEMNALLRQMENTPGSGQCNHGRPTYIELKLSDIERLFGRS, via the coding sequence ATGGCCATCAAGCAGCTTTCAGAAACCCTCATCAACCAGATCGCCGCCGGCGAGGTCATCGAAAGACCATCCAGCGCCACGAAGGAACTCGTCGAAAACGCCATCGACGCGGGCGCGACCCGCATCGAGATCGCCACGGCGGGCGGTGGCAAGGGGCTGGTGCGCATTACCGATAACGGCTCCGGCATGTCATCCACCGATCTGGAGCTTGCGGTGCGACGCCATTGCACGTCGAAAATATCCACGACGCTGGATGATATCCGCACGCTCGGATTTCGCGGCGAGGCGCTGCCCTCCATCGGCTCGGTCGCCAAGCTTTCGATCACTAGCCGCCAACAGGGTGCGGAACAGGGTTCGGTGATTTCGGTGACGGGCGGCAAGGTTTCGGACGTGCGGCCGGCCGCCTCCAATGCCGGCACCATCGTCGAGGTGCGCGACCTCTTCTTCGCCACGCCGGCACGGCTGAAATTCCTGAAGACGGAACGGGCGGAGGCAGCCGCCATCACCGAGGTCGTCAAGCGGATGGCGATCGCCTTTCCGCATATCCGCTTCGTGCTCTCGGGCACCGACCGTTCGACGCTCGAAATTCCCTCGACCGGCGACGACCATCTGGCCCGCATGGCGCAGATTCTCGGCGCAGACTTCAAGGATAACGCCATCGAAATCGACGCCGGGCGCGAGGATGTGACGCTGACCGGTTTTGCTGGCGTTCCCACGTTCAATCGCGGAAATTCGGCGCATCAATATGTCTTCGTCAATGGCCGCCCTGTGCAGGACAAGCTGCTTTTATCGGCCATTCGCGGCGCCTATGCCGAAACCGTGCCGCATGGGCGATATCCGGTCGCGGTGCTGTCCATCACGCTCGACCCCGCCTTTGTGGATGTGAATGTGCATCCGGCCAAATCCGACGTACGTTTCCGCGATCCCGGCCTCATTCGCGGGCTGATCGTCGGGGCGATCCGTCAGGCGCTGACGCGTGACGGCGACAGGGCGGCAACGACGGGCACCAGCCAGATGATGAACGCCTTCCGCCCCGGCTACAGCCCGTCCGGCCTGCGGCCCTCGCCTTCCATGATGGCTTCCGCACCATGGTCCGCCACGACCTCCCCGTCGCGACCGCTCGCCGTTTCCGGGGACATGCAATTTGCCGAAGCGGTGCAGTCTCGCTTTTCCGACATAACCATGCCGACGGCGCGGGCGGAACCACGCGAGGCTTACGAGGCTTCCCCTGGCCCTTCGCCGGAGCCGTTGCTTTATCCACTTGGAGCGGCACGGGCGCAGCTGCACGAGAACTACATCATCGCGCAGACGGAAAACGGCCTTGTCATCGTCGACCAGCATGCCGCGCATGAGCGGCTGGTGTTTGAGGAAATGCGCAACGCCCTGCATTCAAGGCGGCCGCCCTCGCAGGTGCTGCTCATCCCTGAAATCATCGATCTGCCCGAGGAAGATTGCGACCGGCTGATGGATCACGCGGCCGGTTTCGATGCGCTGGGGCTCGTCATCGAACGTTTCGGCCCGGGTGCAATCGCGGTGCGGGAAACGCCGGCCATGCTCGGCGAAGTCAACGTGCAGGGGCTGGTGCGCCAGCTTGCCGACGAGATCGCCGAATGGGACGCCGCTTCCACGCTTGCGAACAAGCTGGAATATGTCGCCGCGACCATGGCCTGCCACGGCTCGGTGCGCTCCGGCCGGCGCATGCGGCCGGAGGAGATGAACGCGCTTCTGCGGCAGATGGAAAACACGCCGGGTTCAGGCCAATGCAATCACGGCCGACCGACCTATATCGAACTGAAACTTTCCGATATAGAACGGCTCTTCGGCCGCAGCTGA
- a CDS encoding response regulator has protein sequence MLDALCDALGAAIVVYDRNDHIIFASRKLLSFFPLEEAVASPGARLRDYLSALYDCYLLEAENLSNNARQLGREEWIGERLALHWKERSEKTERLKGERFLRFVMNRLPSGLGISVVADISEQKKREEQWRLDLERVQLIEDILDNLPFPVLVKDRNLAYAAVNKAACTMVETSAESILGRTVFDLHSRKVARRIDAADRMVLDSGTPSIIPERVRRLNGEEVLTITRKQRVGRPGRYFLVTSMEDVTALATIDANGMPVIPSLEHVPFVASTYGKDEETDSRSGLLKSKAVLIVSENTRFAEAAGRRLTAGGMDHAAVTSEDEQRAFIDVAASAGVGIDVVVVDAQMSVACLDISAAHGLPVVTIEEGEIDASLMHYLAVGLKSSPKEKAGDEDWEIMTDDLPEMLRTGSVCDILLVEDNRVNQIVFSQILEGLGLSWRLATSGEEALRLFVEQPPSLVLLDTTLGDIDGFEVAQRMRDLAGDKHIPIVGVITHAFEGDLDKCLAHGMDDMLLKPVSPDMVEAVFLRLIGKDVLRLQA, from the coding sequence ATGCTTGATGCCCTTTGCGACGCGCTTGGCGCGGCGATCGTCGTTTACGACCGGAACGATCACATTATTTTCGCAAGCCGGAAACTCCTGAGCTTTTTTCCGCTGGAAGAGGCCGTCGCCAGCCCGGGCGCGCGGCTGCGCGACTATCTGAGCGCGCTTTACGATTGTTATCTGCTGGAGGCGGAAAATCTCTCCAACAATGCCCGGCAGCTGGGTCGGGAGGAATGGATCGGCGAGCGGCTGGCGCTGCACTGGAAGGAAAGATCGGAAAAGACCGAGCGGCTGAAGGGAGAACGCTTCCTGCGCTTCGTCATGAACCGGCTGCCTTCCGGTCTCGGCATCAGCGTGGTTGCCGATATTTCCGAACAGAAGAAACGGGAAGAGCAATGGCGCCTCGACTTGGAGCGTGTGCAGCTCATCGAGGACATTCTCGACAATCTGCCGTTTCCGGTTCTCGTCAAGGACCGAAACCTCGCTTATGCGGCCGTCAACAAGGCCGCCTGCACCATGGTTGAAACCAGCGCCGAAAGCATTCTCGGCCGCACGGTTTTTGATCTGCATTCGCGCAAGGTCGCCCGCCGGATCGATGCCGCGGACCGCATGGTGCTGGATAGCGGCACGCCGAGCATCATTCCGGAAAGAGTACGACGCCTGAACGGCGAAGAGGTGCTGACGATCACCCGCAAGCAGCGCGTGGGCAGGCCCGGCCGATATTTTCTGGTGACGTCGATGGAGGACGTGACCGCTCTCGCCACCATCGATGCGAACGGCATGCCTGTCATCCCCTCGCTCGAACATGTTCCCTTCGTGGCTTCCACCTATGGCAAGGATGAGGAAACGGACAGCCGCAGCGGGCTCTTGAAGAGCAAGGCGGTGCTGATCGTCTCCGAAAACACACGCTTCGCGGAAGCCGCCGGCCGGCGGCTGACTGCCGGCGGCATGGACCATGCGGCGGTGACGAGCGAGGACGAGCAGCGCGCCTTCATCGATGTCGCGGCTTCCGCCGGTGTGGGCATCGACGTGGTCGTCGTCGATGCCCAGATGAGCGTTGCATGCCTCGATATTTCCGCAGCGCATGGCCTGCCCGTCGTCACCATCGAGGAAGGGGAGATCGATGCATCGCTCATGCATTATCTCGCCGTCGGGCTGAAATCTTCACCGAAGGAGAAAGCCGGGGATGAGGACTGGGAGATCATGACGGACGACCTGCCCGAAATGCTCAGAACCGGCAGCGTCTGCGACATCCTTCTCGTTGAGGACAACAGGGTCAACCAGATCGTCTTTTCGCAAATCCTCGAGGGGCTGGGGCTTTCCTGGCGGCTCGCCACCTCGGGCGAGGAGGCCCTGCGCCTTTTTGTCGAACAGCCGCCATCCCTCGTCCTTCTCGATACGACGCTCGGTGATATCGACGGTTTCGAGGTTGCCCAACGCATGCGCGATCTCGCCGGCGACAAACATATTCCCATCGTCGGTGTCATCACCCATGCCTTCGAAGGCGATCTCGACAAATGCCTGGCGCACGGCATGGACGACATGCTGCTGAAACCCGTAAGCCCTGACATGGTCGAGGCGGTTTTCCTGCGGCTTATCGGCAAGGATGTCCTGCGGCTGCAGGCCTGA
- a CDS encoding putative bifunctional diguanylate cyclase/phosphodiesterase: MKRAEPQSLQVSQNELQAMAYSDPLTGLGNRYRLRDKIRMLASERSSDPAPFTVGIANIDGFKPINDLFGVQAGDEILCQVAHRLKACIPDGAIVTRHDGDEFAFVLPLVFERTGAERIGNMIKDVLSAPYDLGDRNVRLSSSFGFAIYPFAGDEYEDLLKSAETALYRSKRRGRGQITVYSREIAQEMKRATQLEQALRNAIITDAIDVHFQPIVRLEEAKVIGFEALARWNDPDLGFVSPAVFVPLAEERGFIDALSEALLRKAAEAALFWPRELFLSFNLSSAQLMDPSTSDNILSILSRVGLDPHRLELEITETAVMTSADTAQRIISELQSAGVRISLDDFGTGQSSLGRLRDFTFDKVKIDRAFVSRISSDRPSEHIIKAIVAMCEGLDLEVVAEGIEERVEEEKLRALGCAMGQGYFYGRPADAAATQRYLHENYREILSDIS; encoded by the coding sequence ATGAAACGGGCAGAGCCGCAATCGTTGCAGGTCAGCCAGAACGAGCTGCAGGCGATGGCCTACAGTGATCCGCTGACGGGGCTCGGCAACCGCTACCGTCTGCGGGACAAGATTCGCATGCTCGCCAGCGAACGATCCAGCGATCCGGCGCCCTTTACGGTCGGCATTGCCAATATCGACGGTTTCAAACCCATCAACGATCTTTTCGGCGTCCAGGCGGGCGACGAAATCCTGTGCCAGGTGGCGCACCGGCTGAAGGCCTGCATTCCCGATGGCGCCATCGTGACGCGCCATGATGGCGACGAATTCGCCTTCGTTCTGCCGCTGGTTTTCGAGCGCACCGGCGCGGAGCGCATCGGCAACATGATCAAGGACGTGCTGTCGGCCCCTTACGATCTCGGTGATCGCAACGTCCGCCTGTCCTCCTCCTTCGGTTTTGCCATTTATCCCTTCGCGGGCGATGAATACGAGGATCTGCTGAAAAGCGCCGAGACCGCGCTTTACCGCTCGAAACGGCGCGGCCGGGGTCAGATCACCGTCTATTCCCGGGAAATCGCGCAGGAGATGAAGCGCGCCACGCAGCTGGAGCAGGCGCTCAGAAACGCCATCATCACCGATGCCATCGACGTGCATTTCCAGCCGATCGTCCGGCTGGAAGAAGCGAAGGTCATCGGTTTCGAGGCGCTCGCCCGCTGGAACGATCCCGATCTCGGCTTCGTGTCCCCGGCCGTCTTCGTGCCGCTTGCCGAAGAGCGTGGTTTCATCGATGCGCTGTCGGAAGCCCTGCTGCGAAAGGCGGCGGAAGCCGCCCTGTTCTGGCCGCGGGAGCTTTTCCTGTCCTTCAACCTGTCTTCCGCGCAATTGATGGATCCGAGCACATCGGACAATATTCTTTCCATCCTCTCGCGTGTCGGGCTCGATCCGCACCGGCTGGAGCTGGAAATAACCGAAACGGCGGTCATGACATCCGCCGATACCGCGCAGCGCATCATCAGCGAATTGCAGAGTGCCGGCGTTCGCATCTCGCTTGACGATTTCGGCACCGGCCAGTCGAGTCTCGGCCGCCTGCGCGACTTCACCTTCGACAAGGTGAAGATCGACCGTGCCTTCGTCTCACGCATCAGCAGCGACCGCCCTTCCGAACACATCATCAAGGCCATCGTCGCCATGTGCGAGGGGCTTGATCTTGAGGTAGTGGCTGAAGGGATCGAGGAGCGGGTGGAAGAGGAAAAGCTGCGTGCGCTTGGCTGCGCCATGGGGCAGGGCTATTTCTACGGTCGCCCCGCCGACGCCGCCGCGACCCAGCGTTACCTGCACGAGAATTATCGCGAGATATTGTCGGATATTTCCTGA
- a CDS encoding SMP-30/gluconolactonase/LRE family protein produces MATVFPFAGRVLDETPMLLGEGPTFDPVSGTAWWFNILGRELHELHLASGRKTVHALPFMGSALAKVSDSKQLIASDDGLFLRDTATGVLTLHAELESDLPDNRSNDGRMHPSGALWIGTMGRKAETGAGSIYHVAKGTVTKLFADISIPNSICFSPDGATGYYVDTKVNRLMRVPLDAETGLPTGKAEVFIDSTGIKGGVDGSVCDAEGHIWNARWGEGAVDRYDTDGNHIARYEVPGKQTTCPAFIGPDASRLLVTSAREHLDEDAIAANPQHGLTFELGIEVKGRFEPLYKL; encoded by the coding sequence TTGGCAACCGTTTTTCCCTTTGCCGGACGTGTTCTGGACGAAACGCCGATGCTGCTTGGCGAAGGCCCGACCTTCGATCCGGTCAGCGGCACCGCCTGGTGGTTCAATATTCTCGGGCGTGAACTGCATGAGCTGCATCTCGCCTCCGGCCGCAAGACCGTGCACGCCCTGCCCTTCATGGGCAGCGCGCTTGCGAAAGTCAGCGACAGCAAGCAGCTGATCGCCTCCGATGACGGGCTTTTCCTGCGCGACACCGCGACCGGCGTGCTGACGCTCCATGCCGAGTTGGAAAGTGACCTTCCCGACAACCGCTCCAATGACGGGCGCATGCACCCATCCGGCGCGCTGTGGATCGGCACCATGGGCCGCAAGGCCGAGACCGGCGCCGGCAGCATCTATCATGTCGCCAAGGGCACGGTGACTAAGCTTTTCGCGGATATCAGCATTCCGAATTCGATCTGCTTCTCCCCCGACGGCGCGACGGGATATTATGTCGATACCAAGGTGAACAGGCTGATGCGCGTGCCGCTCGATGCTGAGACCGGCCTTCCGACCGGCAAGGCTGAAGTCTTCATCGATTCCACCGGTATCAAGGGCGGTGTCGATGGGTCGGTCTGCGATGCCGAAGGGCATATCTGGAATGCCCGTTGGGGTGAAGGTGCGGTCGATCGTTACGATACGGATGGCAATCACATCGCCCGATACGAGGTGCCCGGCAAACAGACGACCTGCCCGGCCTTCATCGGCCCAGACGCATCACGCCTGCTCGTCACCTCTGCCCGCGAACATCTCGATGAGGACGCCATTGCCGCAAATCCGCAGCATGGTCTGACGTTCGAACTTGGTATCGAGGTGAAGGGCCGGTTCGAGCCGCTTTACAAGCTCTGA